CAAAGGCAAAAGTATGACATAACCGAAATTTGGCAGAAGCAAGAAGATATAAATTCTTTAAAAACAAAAATTGCTTTATTTGAACAAGAATTAAAGAATAAAGAGTTGCTTTTACAAGAAAAAGAGGGTAGAATAATCGACTTACAAAAGACAATTCTCCTTTTAGAAGCCCCAAAAAAAGAACCGGAATTAAACCAAACAGAACAAATACCGGGAAAGAAAAAAAGATGGTGGCAATTTTAGATATACACTTCCTTGTTTAGTTAGTTTTTCACTTTATTATAACTAATTTAAGGCTAATATCCTACCTAAGTAAAATAAGATTAGGTAATCACTTTTTTTAAAAAAAAAGTGATTACTGCTATTATAAAACGCTGAATATAATGCAATTAAATTAAAAATTTTAATTCCTTTATTTTTTTTCTGCATTAATGCGTTAAGATATTAAATAATAAACTTTTTAAATTCCTATAAAATACTAACTATCAATACTTAAATGTATTTTTCAGAGTTCTAAAAAAGTAGGCGGTATTTAATAGCAAGATGTGTCTTTGTTCGTACAAACTTTTCAAGTTCTAAACCAAAAACTTCTTGCCTTTTTGACAAAAGGGAAAAAAATCTACGGAACTTGATTTTAAAATTCTATTTATCTAAATAGAATTGACCGATATAAATAAACGTAAAAAAACGAATTTAGAGGATTCTAAATGCGTTGGTTTGTGTGAAGGTATTTATTCAAAACGGCACTAATTTAAAATCAATAATTTAACCCGAATTGTTTTGGTGTATAATAAGAATTATGTTAAGTAATGAAATAGATTAATAAAGTATCAATTGTAGAGTTTCGTGATCCATGATTGAGAATTTAAAAATTTTAAATAAAAACCTCGCTATTCATACAAATGTTATTTAGATAATATAGACTATCAAAGAATTTATTACTTTTAACAAAGTAATTACACGAAATACGGATATAGGGAATATTTCACGAAACTTTTCTATTATTTACTTCGTAAATTACTATGTTATAGGCAATATTACGACCGACCGTACTAAAAGAAAAAGTTCGTATATTTGCAAAACACAAAAACTTAAACAACTCGAAATGTAAAATATAATTTCTTTCAGACAAATCAGAACAACAACCGCAAAGCGGTCGCTGTATTGTTTCATCTTTTAAAGAAAGGAATTATGCTTACTTTACAAAACATTTCATATACACATCCAAACAAAGATTTACTGTTTAGCGACATCAATCTGACAGTAAACAATCACGAAAAAACTGCGTTAATCGGTAACAACGGAGTTGGAAAATCTACTTTGCTCAAAATTATAGCAGGCGAACTTCAACCAACCATCGGACAAATAAACGTTGAAGCCGAACCGTATTATATTCCGCAGATTTTCGGTCAGTTCAATCATTTGACCATTTCACAAGCGTTGAAAATTGATGAGAAACTAAACGCTTTGAAAGAAATTCTAAACGGAAACACAAGCGAAGAAAATTTTAATTTGCTCAATGACGATTGGACAATCGAAGACCGTTGCACAGAAGCATTAAACTATTGGCAACTTAACGATTTTGATTTATCACAAAAAATGGAAGCATTGAGTGGTGGACAAAAAACAAAAGTTTTTCTTGCAGGAATTTCCATTCATCAACCCGAATTAGTTTTATTAGACGAACCAAGTAATCATTTAGACATCACGAGCCGACAACTTTTGTATGACTTTGTTCAAACCACAAAAAGCACTTTAATAATCGTGAGCCACGACAGAAAATTACTTAATATTTTGAATAACGTTTGCGAATTGAGCAAATACGGAATTAAAGTTTATGGTGGTAATTACGACTTTTATAAAGAACAAAAGCAAATAGAAAACAACGCTTTGAGCCAAGACATTCAAAGCAAAGAAAAAGCGTTGCGAAAAGCGAAAGAAAAAGAAAGAGAAACTTTGGAGCGACAACAAAAATTGGACAGTCGTGGCAAAGGCAAACAAGAAAAATCGGGCGTTGCTCGAATAATGATGAACACTTTGCGAAATAATGCGGAAAACAGCACTTCAAAATTGAAAAGTGTTCACGCAGAAAAAATCGGAGGACTTTCGCAAGACTTACAAGAACTTCGTTCTTCTCTACCCGACATTGATAAAATGAAATTTGGCTTAGATAATTCAGATTTGCATAAAGGGAAAATTCTGTTCACAGCAACAGACATCAACTTTGGCTATGGCAACAAGCCACTTTGGAAAGACAAACTAAATTTTCAAATTACAAGTGGGGAACGCATTGTTTTGAAAGGAAAAAACGGTTCAGGAAAAACAACTTTAATTAACTTGATTTTAGGAAATTTAGAACCGCAATCAGGAACAATTTACCGAGCAAACAATAAATCGGTTTATATTGACCAAGATTATTCTTTGCTCGACAACACGTTGAAAGTTTACGAACAAGCCCAACAATTTAACACTTCGGCATTGCAAGAACACGAAGTCAAAATTCGTTTAAATCGTTTTTTGTTTGCCAAAGACGATTGGGATAAACCTTGCATCTTATTGAGTGGTGGAGAAAGAATGCGTTTGTTATTGTGTTGCTTGACTATTAACAGCAAATCGCCCGACATTATTATCCTTGACGAACCAACTAACAATTTGGATGTTCAGAATGTTGAGATTTTGACAACAGCCATAAATGAATATCAAGGAACAATAATTGTTGTATCGCACGATGAAACATTTTTGGAGCAGATAAATATAGAACGAACGATTGAACTCTGAAAAATACTGCCTGTAACAAGGGTTTTGCAAAATGGCGGGTTTCCGTCTAAGTTGAAAGTTTTCGTCTTCGTAATCCGCAAAAGCCAATTTTATTGGCTTTTTTTGTAATTTAGCAAATAAAAATTGGCTTTTGCTACGTGTCGTCTAAATCGAAACTTCCGTCTTCGATTTTCTGCCACTTCGCAAAGCCCCGAAACGTTAGCGGGCATTGTGAAAGATACCAGCATAACAGTTAAACATTGATAAATGAAAAAAAACTACTTTGGATATTAATTTTAGGACTGATAATAATCAGTTGCAAACAAAGGAAAACAGAAATGAAAGAGAAAATAATTAAAACAAACGGCATTGAACTCTGTACGGAAAGTTTTGGAAATAAGAAAAATCCAGCAATCCTTTTGGTAGCAGGTGCAACCGTTTCAATGCTGTATTGGGACACTGAATTTTGCCAACAATTATCTGAAAAAGGATTTTTTGTTATTCGTTACGACAACAGAGATGTAGGAAAATCCACTAATTATGAACCAGGTTCTACTCCATACGATATTGTTGACTTAACTAATGACGCTATTTCAATATTGGATGGCTACAAGATTGACAAAGCACATTTTGTGGGGATTTCTTTGGGCGGACTAATTTCTCAAATAGCATCAATAAAGTTTGCCGACAGAGTTAACTCCTTAACTCTTATGTCATCAGGCCCTTGGGGAGACTCAGACCCAACTATACCTGAAATGGACACGAGTATTTTAGATTTCCATAGTAAAGCAGGTACAGTCAATTGGACAAATGAAGACAGTGTGGTAAACTATTTAATTCAGGGTGCAGAATTAATGAGTGGCAAGAAACAATTTGACAAACAAAGAAGTGAAAAACTGATAAGAGCTGAGTTCAATAGAGCCAACAATTATATAAGTATGTTCAATCACGCTGCATCGCAAGGTGGTGGTGGTGAAGAATATTGGAACAGATTAAACGAAATCAAACAACCCACCTTAATTATCCACGGAACAGACGACAAAATTTGGCATTATAAGAATGCAGGTTTTTTACTAGAAAAAATAAAAGGTTCAAATCTAATCACCCTTGAAGGTACAGGACACGAATTACACGTTGATGATTGGAAATCAATAATTGATGGAATAGAAAAACACATAAATGACTGATAAACAAAAACAACGCCCCGCGTGGGCCTATACGCTGCCGGCAGCACTGCTGCTGATGGCTCCTTTCGACATCCTCGCTTCACTGGCGATGGATATTTATCTCCCTGTCGTTCCAGCGATGCCCGGCATCCTGAACACGACGCCCGCTATGATCCAACTCACGTTGAGCCTCTATATGGTGATGCTCGGCGTGGGCCAGGTGATTTTTGGTCCGCTCTCAGACAGAATCGGGCGACGGCCAATTCTACTTGCGGGCGCAACGGCTTTCGTCATTGCGTCTCTGGGAGCAGCTTGGTCTTCAACTGCACCGGCCTTTGTCGCTTTCCGTCTACTTCAAGCAGTGGGCGCGTCGGCCATGCTGGTGGCGACGTTCGCGACGGTTCGCGACGTTTATGCCAACCGTCCTGAGGGTGTCGTCATCTACGGCCTTTTCAGTTCGATGCTGGCGTTCGTGCCTGCGCTCGGCCCTATCGCCGGAGTATTGATCGGCGAGTTCTTGGGATGGCAGGCGATATTCATTACTTTGGCTATACTGGCGATGCTCGCACTCCTAAATGCGGGTTTCAGGTGGCACGAAACCCGCCCTCTGGATCAAGTCAAGACGCGCCGATCTGTCTTGCCGATCTTCGCGAGTCCGGCTTTTTGGGTTTACACTGTCGGCTTTAGCGCCGGTATGGGCACCTACTTCGTCTTCTTCTCGACGGCTCCCCGTGTGCTCATAGGCCAAGCGGAATATTCCGAGATCGGATTCAGCTTTGCCTTCGCCACTGTCGCGCTTGTAATGATCGTGACAACCCGTTTCGCGAAGTCCTTTATCGCCAGATGGGGCATCGCAGGATGCGTGGCGCGTGGGATGGCGTTGCTTGTTTGCGGAGCGGTCCTGTTGGGGATCGGCGAACTTTACGGCTCGCCGTCATTCCTCACCTTCATCCTACCGATGTGGGTTGTCGCGGTCGGTATTGTCTTCACGGTGTCCGTTACCGCGAACGGCGCTTTGGCAGAGTTCGACGACATCGCGGGATCAGCGGTCGCGTTCTACTTCTGCGTTCAAAGCCTGATAGTCAGCATTGTCGGGACATTGGCGGTGGCACTTTTAAACGGTGACACAGCGTGGCCCGTGATCTGTTACGCCACGGCGATGGCGGTACTGGTTTCGTTGGGGCTGGTGCTCCTTCGGCTCCGTGGGGCTGCCACCGAGAAGTCGCCAGTCGTCTAACCGACGACTGGTAGCAGGCCCGCTCCGATGCGGCGCACTAACCATCGAAACCTCGTGAATGTCGGTATCCTGTCTGGCAGGATACCGCTCATTTCCCTTGTTCAGTTCAACATCGCATTGGCAAAATGGCGGGTTAAGTTCAAAATTCAACTTTTGTGCTTTTTATTCCGCCGAATGTGTCCCACATTCAGCTTTTTTTTAATAATTTAGCTTCTGTGGAAACACATCGGCTACGTCACTGCTAAATTGAACTTTCGGTTCAATTTATCCGCCACTTCGCCAATGCGTT
The sequence above is drawn from the Empedobacter stercoris genome and encodes:
- the floR gene encoding chloramphenicol/florfenicol efflux MFS transporter FloR — protein: MTDKQKQRPAWAYTLPAALLLMAPFDILASLAMDIYLPVVPAMPGILNTTPAMIQLTLSLYMVMLGVGQVIFGPLSDRIGRRPILLAGATAFVIASLGAAWSSTAPAFVAFRLLQAVGASAMLVATFATVRDVYANRPEGVVIYGLFSSMLAFVPALGPIAGVLIGEFLGWQAIFITLAILAMLALLNAGFRWHETRPLDQVKTRRSVLPIFASPAFWVYTVGFSAGMGTYFVFFSTAPRVLIGQAEYSEIGFSFAFATVALVMIVTTRFAKSFIARWGIAGCVARGMALLVCGAVLLGIGELYGSPSFLTFILPMWVVAVGIVFTVSVTANGALAEFDDIAGSAVAFYFCVQSLIVSIVGTLAVALLNGDTAWPVICYATAMAVLVSLGLVLLRLRGAATEKSPVV
- the estT gene encoding macrolide hydrolase EstT, translated to MKEKIIKTNGIELCTESFGNKKNPAILLVAGATVSMLYWDTEFCQQLSEKGFFVIRYDNRDVGKSTNYEPGSTPYDIVDLTNDAISILDGYKIDKAHFVGISLGGLISQIASIKFADRVNSLTLMSSGPWGDSDPTIPEMDTSILDFHSKAGTVNWTNEDSVVNYLIQGAELMSGKKQFDKQRSEKLIRAEFNRANNYISMFNHAASQGGGGEEYWNRLNEIKQPTLIIHGTDDKIWHYKNAGFLLEKIKGSNLITLEGTGHELHVDDWKSIIDGIEKHIND
- the abc-f gene encoding ribosomal protection-like ABC-F family protein, which gives rise to MLTLQNISYTHPNKDLLFSDINLTVNNHEKTALIGNNGVGKSTLLKIIAGELQPTIGQINVEAEPYYIPQIFGQFNHLTISQALKIDEKLNALKEILNGNTSEENFNLLNDDWTIEDRCTEALNYWQLNDFDLSQKMEALSGGQKTKVFLAGISIHQPELVLLDEPSNHLDITSRQLLYDFVQTTKSTLIIVSHDRKLLNILNNVCELSKYGIKVYGGNYDFYKEQKQIENNALSQDIQSKEKALRKAKEKERETLERQQKLDSRGKGKQEKSGVARIMMNTLRNNAENSTSKLKSVHAEKIGGLSQDLQELRSSLPDIDKMKFGLDNSDLHKGKILFTATDINFGYGNKPLWKDKLNFQITSGERIVLKGKNGSGKTTLINLILGNLEPQSGTIYRANNKSVYIDQDYSLLDNTLKVYEQAQQFNTSALQEHEVKIRLNRFLFAKDDWDKPCILLSGGERMRLLLCCLTINSKSPDIIILDEPTNNLDVQNVEILTTAINEYQGTIIVVSHDETFLEQINIERTIEL